From one Triticum aestivum cultivar Chinese Spring chromosome 4B, IWGSC CS RefSeq v2.1, whole genome shotgun sequence genomic stretch:
- the LOC123092255 gene encoding phospholipid-transporting ATPase 1 isoform X2 — MAEDHGSSRHMSSMSMSHKELGDDDARVVHVGDAERTNERLQFAGNAVRTAKYSPLTFLPRNLFEQFHRLAYVYFLVIAVLNQLPQLAVFGRGASVMPLAFVLAVTAVKDAYEDWRRHRSDRAENNRIAAVLSPGVGAQFVPIEWKHVRVGDVVRVGANESPPADMVLLATSDTTGVAYVQTLNLDGESNLKTRYAKQETLTTPLEHLAGAVVRCERPNRNIYGFQANLELQGEGHRIPLGPSNIVLRGCDLKNTSWAVGVVVYAGRETKAMLNNAGTPTKRSRLETHMNRETLFLSGILIVLCSVVATLSGVWLRTHQTDLELAQFFHKKDYLKVGKEGNENYNYYGIAAQIVFNFLMAVIVFQIMIPISLYISMELVRLGQAYFMIRDAKLYDVSSDSRFQCRALNINEDLGQVKCVFSDKTGTLTQNKMEFRCASIDGVDYSDVARQRPVEGEPAWAPKMPVKVDREVMELVRNGGATEQGMNAGEFFLALATCNTIVPLIIDGPDPKKKVIDYQGESPDEQALVSAAAAYGFVLVERSSGHIVIDVLGQKQRFDVLGLHEFDSDRKRMSVIIGCPDKTIKLFVKGADSSMFGIIDKTLNPDVVQATEKHLHSYSSVGLRTLVIGVRELSQSEFQEWQMAYEKASTALLGRGNLLRSVAANIERNMRLLGASGVEDKLQDGVPEAIEKLREAGIKVWVLTGDKQETAISIGYSCKLLTRDMTQIVINSNSRESCRKSLDDAISMVNKLRSLSTDSQSRVPLALIIDGNSLVYIFDTDREEKLFEVAIACDVVLCCRVAPLQKAGIVDLIKKRTSDMTLAIGDGANDVSMIQMADVGIGISGQEGRQAVMASDFAMGQFRFLVPLLLVHGHWNYQRMSYMILYNFYRNATFVFVLFWYVLYTGYTLSTAINEWSSVLYSVVYTSAPTVIVAILDKDLSRRTLLKYPQLYGAGQREESYNLRLFIFIMVDSVWQSVAVFFIPYLAYKNSAIDSASLGDLWTLCVVILVNIHLAMDVIRWTWITHAAIWGSIVATWICVIIIDSIPTLPGFWAIYEVMGTALFWALLLAVIVVGMIPHFAAKAIREHFMPNDIQIAREMEKSRDSRDANHPEVQMSTSTRA, encoded by the exons ATGGCCGAGGACCATGGATCGTCGCGGCACATGTCGTCCATGTCCATGTCGCACAAGGAGCTGGGCGACGACGACGCGCGGGTGGTGCATGTGGGCGACGCGGAGCGCACCAACGAGCGCCTCCAGTTCGCCGGGAACGCCGTGCGCACCGCCAAGTACTCGCCGCTCACCTTCCTGCCGCGGAACCTGTTCGAGCAGTTCCACCGCCTCGCCTACGTCTATTTCCTCGTCATCGCCGTGCTCAACCAGCTCCCCCAGCTCGCGGTCTTCGGCCGCGGCGCCTCCGTCATGCCGCTCGCCTTCGtcctcgccgtcaccgccgtcaAGGACGCGTACGAGGACTGGCGTCGCCACCGCTCCGACCGCGCCGAGAATAACCGCATCGCCGCTGTCCTGTCTCCCGGCGTAGGCGCCCAATTCGTCCCCATCGAGTGGAAGCACGTCCGCGTCGGCGACGTCGTGCGGGTCGGTGCCAACGAGTCGCCCCCGGCGGACATGGTCCTCCTCGCCACCAGCGACACCACCGGCGTCGCCTACGTGCAGACGCTCAACCTTGACGGCGAGTCCAACCTAAAGACTCGTTATGCTAAGCAAGAGACGCTGACGACGCCGCTCGAGCATCTCGCCGGCGCCGTCGTCAGGTGCGAGCGCCCGAACCGCAACATCTACGGCTTCCAGGCCAACCTGGAGCTCCAGGGGGAGGGCCACCGGATACCGCTGGGCCCGTCCAACATCGTGCTGCGCGGCTGCGACCTCAAGAACACGTCCTGGGCCGTGGGCGTAGTGGTCTACGCGGGGCGGGAGACCAAGGCGATGCTGAACAACGCGGGCACGCCGACCAAGCGCAGCCGCCTGGAGACGCACATGAACCGCGAGACGCTCTTCCTCTCCGGCATCCTCATCGTGCTCTGCTCGGTCGTGGCCACGCTCTCGGGCGTGTGGCTGCGCACCCACCAGACCGACCTGGAGCTCGCGCAGTTCTTCCATAAGAAGGACTACCTCAAGGTCGGCAAGGAGGGCAATGAGAACTACAACTACTACGGCATCGCGGCGCAGATCGTGTTTAACTTCCTCATGGCGGTCATCGTGTTCCAGATCATGATACCCATCTCGCTCTACATCTCCATGGAGCTGGTGAGGCTTGGGCAGGCGTACTTCATGATCCGGGACGCCAAGCTGTACGACGTGTCGTCCGACTCGAGGTTCCAGTGCAGGGCTCTCAACATCAACGAGGACCTGGGGCAGGTCAAGTGCGTCTTCTCCGATAAGACCGGCACGCTGACGCAGAACAAGATGGAGTTCCGGTGCGCAAGCATCGACGGCGTCGATTACAGCGACGTCGCACGGCAGCGACCTGTCG AGGGTGAGCCGGCTTGGGCGCCAAAGATGCCGGTGAAGGTCGACAGAGAGGTGATGGAGCTGGTGAGGAACGGGGGTGCTACAGAGCAAGGGATGAACGCCGGAGAGTTCTTTCTTGCCCTGGCAACGTGCAACACCATTGTTCCTCTGATCATTGATGGCCCTGACCCAAAGAAGAAGGTGATTGACTACCAAGGCGAGTCGCCGGACGAGCAGGCGTTGGTTTCTGCCGCCGCGGCGTATGGCTTTGTCCTGGTTGAGCGAAGCTCCGGACACATTGTCATTGACGTCCTTGGTCAGAAGCAGAG GTTTGACGTCCTTGGTCTTCATGAGTTTGACAGCGACCGCAAGAGGATGTCAGTTATAATTGGCTGCCCGGACAAGACTATCAAGCTGTTTGTAAAAGGTGCAGATAGTTCCATGTTTGGAATCATCGACAAAACACTGAATCCAGATGTTGTCCAGGCAACTGAGAAACATCTCCATTCATATTCGTCAGTCGGCCTGCGAACACTCGTCATCGGTGTCCGGGAACTTAGTCAGTCAGAGTTTCAGGAGTGGCAAATGGCTTACGAGAAGGCTAGTACTGCCTTATTAGGCAGAGGCAATCTTCTACGCAGTGTGGCCGCCAACATTGAAAGGAACATGCGCCTCTTAGGAGCCTCCGGTGTCGAAGACAAGCTGCAAGATGGAGTGCCTGAAGCAATTGAAAAACTAAGGGAAGCAGGGATTAAGGTTTGGGTTCTGACAGGTGACAAACAAGAAACTGCCATCTCCATTGGCTATTCCTGCAAGCTTTTGACAAGGGACATGACACAGATTGTAATCAATAGTAATTCAAGAGAGTCGTGCAGAAAAAGTCTGGATGATGCGATCTCCATGGTTAACAAACTTCGGTCACTGTCTACAGACTCCCAATCTAGAGTTCCCCTCGCTTTGATCATTGACGGAAACAGTCTCGTCTACATTTTTGACACAGACCGTGAGGAGAAG CTTTTTGAAGTCGCGATAGCATGcgatgttgttctatgttgtcgaGTGGCTCCTCTACAGAAGGCTGGGATTGTTGATTTAATAAAGAAGCGAACAAGTGACATGACTCTTGCTATTGGAGATG GTGCAAATGATGTATCCATGATTCAAATGGCCGATGTTGGCATTGGCATCAGTGGTCAAGAAGgaaggcaagctgtgatggcctcAGATTTTGCCATGGGGCAATTTAGATTTTTGGTCCCTCTATTGTTAGTTCATGGCCACTGGAACTACCAGAGGATGAGCTACATGATCCTATACAACTTTTACAGAAATGCTACTTTTGTCTTTGTGCTTTTCTG GTATGTACTTTACACTGGTTATACCCTGTCAACAGCAATAAATGAGTGGAGCAGTGTGTTATACTCTGTGGTCTATACCTCTGCGCCGACTGTCATTGTCGCCATTCTCGACAAGGATCTGAGCCGAAGGACATTGCTGAAATACCCCCAACTCTACGGTGCGGGGCAGCGCGAGGAGAGTTACAACCTAAGACTATTCATTTTCATCATGGTGGACTCTGTTTGGCAGAGCGTCGCAGTTTTCTTCATCCCTTACCTCGCATACAAAAACAGCGCAATCGACAGCGCCAGCCTCGGAGACCTGTGGACACTGTGTGTTGTCATTCTTGTCAACATTCACCTTGCCATGGATGTCATCAGATGGACTTGGATCACTCATGCAGCAATATGGGGCAGTATTGTGGCGACATGGATTTGCGTCATCATCATAGACTCCATACCCACCTTGCCCGGTTTCTG GGCAATCTATGAGGTGATGGGAACTGCATTGTTCTGGGCATTGCTTCTTGCGGTGATTGTGGTTGGAATGATCCCTCATTTTGCTGCAAAGGCCATCAGGGAACATTTCATGCCCAATGACATCCAGATTGCGAGAGAGATGGAGAAGTCGCGAGATTCTCGTGATGCTAATCATCCAGAAGTCCAGATGAGTACATCCACTCGAGCTTAG